A stretch of the Melitaea cinxia chromosome 14, ilMelCinx1.1, whole genome shotgun sequence genome encodes the following:
- the LOC123659828 gene encoding F-box only protein 25-like, producing MSNLTFICSAMHLWITSGEQGEKGSDDVVARVPPHCHITIKCTREIAGFNGLSEAVRRLDFSSAVRDVRRFNYICALLELLLGGQKLTNLPGAAQKLLLSMLEQLADQGT from the exons ATgtcaaatttaacgtttatatgtTCTGCTATGCACCTGTG GATCACATCAGGAGAACAAGGAGAAAAGGGTTCAGATGACGTAGTAGCCAGAGTCCCTCCACATTGTCATATCACCATCAAGTGCACTCGAGAG ATTGCCGGTTTCAATGGCCTCTCAGAGGCGGTGCGGCGATTAGATTTCTCATCGGCCGTGCGCGATGTTCGAAGGTTCAACTACATCTGCGCGCTCTTAGAACTACTGCTCGGAGGTCAGAAGCTGACAAACCTTCCAGGAGCAGCGCAGAAGCTATTGCTTTCTATGCTTGAACAACTTGCTGATCAAGGTACGTAA